A window of the Pseudomonas furukawaii genome harbors these coding sequences:
- a CDS encoding ABC transporter substrate-binding protein encodes MHPRFRLLRCALALVAGLGLSSGAVAETFKVGATATGVPFTFLDVKSQSIQGMMVDAAQAVAKAGGFEVEVQQTTFAALIPSLTAKKIDLISAAMLRTPAREKVVQYSDPVFSYGEGLIVRADDSGTYTRMDDLAGEVVGAQVGTVFIDELNKRGLFKEVRGYDSIADLMRDLALGRIKAGFADHPILAYQMAQGTQDKVRLVQGYQPVIMGDVCLIVRKGEPETLERVNRGIAAIKADGTLAGIIEKWKLN; translated from the coding sequence ATGCACCCTCGCTTCCGCCTTCTCAGATGCGCCCTGGCCCTGGTGGCCGGGCTCGGCCTGTCCTCCGGCGCCGTCGCCGAGACCTTCAAGGTCGGCGCCACCGCCACCGGCGTGCCTTTCACCTTCCTCGACGTCAAGAGCCAGAGCATTCAGGGGATGATGGTCGACGCCGCCCAGGCGGTCGCCAAGGCTGGTGGCTTCGAGGTTGAGGTCCAGCAGACCACCTTCGCCGCGCTGATCCCCTCGCTGACCGCGAAGAAGATCGACCTCATCTCCGCCGCCATGCTGCGCACCCCGGCGCGGGAGAAGGTGGTGCAGTACTCCGACCCGGTGTTCAGCTATGGCGAGGGCCTGATCGTCCGCGCCGACGACAGCGGTACCTACACCCGCATGGACGATCTGGCCGGCGAAGTGGTCGGCGCCCAGGTGGGCACGGTGTTCATCGACGAACTGAACAAGCGCGGCCTGTTCAAGGAAGTGCGCGGCTACGACTCCATCGCCGACCTGATGCGCGACCTGGCCCTGGGACGGATCAAGGCCGGCTTCGCCGACCATCCGATCCTTGCCTACCAGATGGCCCAGGGCACCCAGGACAAGGTTCGCCTGGTGCAGGGCTACCAGCCGGTGATCATGGGCGATGTCTGCCTGATCGTGCGCAAGGGCGAGCCGGAGACCCTGGAGCGGGTCAACCGGGGCATCGCCGCCATCAAGGCCGACGGCACCCTCGCCGGCATCATCGAAAAGTGGAAGCTCAATTGA
- a CDS encoding amino acid ABC transporter ATP-binding protein, whose amino-acid sequence MIEIKGVHKRFGSVSVLEGIDLEVRSGEVVCLIGPSGSGKSTLLRCINGLESYEQGEILVSSQRVDRHGKGIHDIRTQVAMVFQRFNLFPHRTALENVMEGPVYVKKENPREAREHARALLEKVGLAHRMDAYPDELSGGQQQRVAIARALAMRPRAILFDEPTSALDPELVGEVLAVMRKLVDEGMTMVVVTHEMGFAREVADKVCFLYGGRILEEGASRQVLGAPREVRTQEFLRRLLNNGEVPA is encoded by the coding sequence ATGATCGAGATCAAGGGCGTCCACAAGCGCTTCGGCAGCGTCAGTGTGCTGGAGGGCATCGACCTCGAGGTCCGCAGTGGCGAGGTGGTGTGCCTGATCGGCCCATCGGGCTCCGGCAAATCCACCCTGCTGCGCTGCATCAACGGACTGGAATCCTACGAACAGGGGGAGATCCTGGTTTCGTCGCAACGGGTCGATCGCCATGGCAAGGGCATCCACGACATCCGTACCCAGGTGGCCATGGTGTTCCAGCGCTTCAACCTGTTCCCCCATCGCACCGCCCTGGAGAACGTGATGGAAGGGCCGGTTTACGTGAAGAAGGAGAACCCCCGGGAAGCTCGTGAACATGCCCGGGCGCTGCTGGAGAAAGTGGGCCTGGCCCACCGCATGGACGCTTACCCGGATGAGCTTTCCGGCGGCCAGCAACAGCGGGTGGCCATCGCCCGCGCGTTGGCCATGCGCCCCAGGGCGATTCTCTTCGACGAGCCCACCTCGGCCCTCGATCCGGAACTGGTAGGCGAGGTCCTGGCGGTGATGCGCAAGCTCGTGGACGAAGGCATGACCATGGTGGTGGTGACCCACGAAATGGGTTTCGCCCGGGAAGTCGCCGACAAGGTCTGCTTCCTCTACGGCGGGCGCATCCTCGAAGAGGGCGCTTCCCGGCAGGTACTTGGAGCGCCTCGCGAGGTCCGCACCCAGGAGTTCCTCAGGCGTCTGCTGAACAACGGCGAGGTGCCGGCATGA
- the zwf gene encoding glucose-6-phosphate dehydrogenase — translation MFVFGGTGDLALHKLLPALYHLHREGRLHPRMRILALARNTLDREGYLALAERRCRAQVARTDFTIETWRTFAERLDYFAMDVSQSADFGRLARHIGPAPDCGRVYYLATAPDLFEDIAAHLAIAGLATPQSRIVLEKPIGHSLDSARAINAAIGRVFDESQVFRIDHYLGKETVQNLMALRFANGLFEPIWRAGHIDHVQISVCETLGVENRGAYYDRSGAMRDMVQNHLLQLLCLVAMEAPVRFDAEAVRNEKVKILEALKPISGQDVRDKTVRGQYSAGKIGGHDVPAYYFEKNVDNDSDTETFVAVQAEIDNWRWAGVPFYLRTGKRLARKYSEIVIQFKPVPHRLFADGEANRLLIRLQPEERISLQLMAKSPGKGMNLEPVELDLNLATAFSQQRRWDAYERLLLDVIEGDSTLFMRRDEVEAAWRWVDPILEGWHEYYLSPRPYPAGSTGPEQAHALLELHGRAWHD, via the coding sequence ATGTTCGTCTTCGGCGGTACCGGCGATCTCGCGCTGCACAAGCTGCTTCCGGCCCTCTACCACCTCCATCGCGAAGGACGCCTGCATCCGCGGATGCGCATCCTCGCCCTGGCGCGCAATACCCTCGACCGCGAGGGCTACCTCGCCCTGGCGGAGCGTCGCTGCCGCGCCCAGGTGGCCCGTACGGACTTCACCATCGAGACCTGGCGGACCTTCGCCGAGCGCCTGGACTACTTCGCCATGGACGTTTCCCAGAGCGCCGACTTCGGCCGCCTGGCGCGCCACATCGGACCCGCCCCGGACTGTGGCCGGGTCTACTACCTGGCCACCGCGCCGGACCTGTTCGAGGACATCGCCGCGCACCTGGCCATCGCCGGCCTGGCCACGCCGCAGTCACGCATCGTGCTGGAGAAGCCCATCGGCCACTCGCTGGACTCGGCCCGGGCGATCAACGCCGCCATCGGCCGGGTATTCGACGAGTCCCAGGTGTTCCGCATCGACCACTACCTGGGCAAGGAGACGGTGCAGAACCTGATGGCGCTGCGCTTCGCCAACGGCCTGTTCGAACCCATCTGGCGCGCCGGGCACATCGACCACGTGCAGATCAGCGTGTGCGAGACCCTGGGGGTGGAAAACCGCGGCGCCTACTACGACCGCTCCGGGGCCATGCGCGACATGGTGCAGAACCACCTGTTGCAACTGCTCTGCCTGGTGGCCATGGAGGCGCCGGTACGCTTCGACGCCGAGGCGGTGCGCAACGAGAAGGTGAAGATACTCGAGGCCCTCAAGCCCATCTCCGGACAGGACGTGCGGGACAAGACGGTGCGCGGCCAGTACAGCGCCGGCAAGATCGGCGGCCATGACGTGCCGGCCTACTACTTCGAGAAGAACGTCGACAACGACAGCGATACCGAAACCTTCGTCGCCGTGCAGGCGGAGATCGACAACTGGCGCTGGGCCGGGGTGCCCTTCTACCTGCGCACCGGCAAGCGCCTGGCGCGCAAATACTCGGAAATCGTCATCCAGTTCAAGCCGGTGCCCCACCGCCTGTTCGCCGACGGCGAGGCCAACCGGCTGCTGATCCGCCTGCAGCCGGAGGAGCGCATCAGCCTGCAATTGATGGCCAAGAGCCCGGGCAAGGGCATGAACCTGGAGCCGGTGGAACTGGACCTGAACCTGGCCACCGCCTTCAGCCAGCAACGCCGCTGGGATGCCTACGAGCGCCTGCTGCTGGACGTGATCGAGGGCGATTCGACGCTGTTCATGCGCCGCGACGAGGTGGAGGCCGCCTGGCGCTGGGTGGACCCGATCCTGGAAGGCTGGCACGAGTACTACCTGAGCCCGCGTCCCTACCCCGCCGGCTCCACCGGACCGGAACAGGCCCACGCCCTGCTGGAACTGCACGGCCGGGCCTGGCACGACTGA
- a CDS encoding NAD(P)/FAD-dependent oxidoreductase yields MSAPQSVLPNSLWAATATAGPETPALAGDMQVDVAVVGAGYTGLVTALHLAAAGTRVCVLDAGEPGWGASGRNGGQVIPGLKYDPDTLRKRFGGERAERLIEVAGGAADEVFALIERYAIDCDATRKGWIQPAASQAAMRIIEGRAGQWRRQGVPVEVLDRAEVAGRIGSSHYLGAWVDPRAGSLQPLSYARGLARAALAEGAAIHGHSRVTSLERDRDAWCLTTAQGFRVRAERVVLATNGYTDDLWPGLRQTVIAANSFIVATRPLPDALRRSVLPGGEVCSDARRLLLYFKQDAHGRLLLGGRGPFAEPSRTGDWGHLEQSLASLFPQLAGVPFEYRWSGRVALTQDFLPHLHEPAPGLSMLLGYNGRGVALATALGRHLARRLLGTADDFPFPLTGIRPIPFHGLQRLYLGAGIAWYRLLDALC; encoded by the coding sequence ATGAGTGCGCCGCAGTCCGTGCTGCCGAACTCCCTCTGGGCCGCGACGGCGACGGCGGGACCCGAGACGCCGGCCCTTGCCGGGGACATGCAGGTTGACGTGGCCGTGGTAGGCGCGGGCTATACCGGCCTGGTCACAGCCCTGCACCTGGCCGCCGCCGGCACGCGCGTCTGCGTGCTGGATGCCGGTGAGCCCGGCTGGGGCGCCTCGGGTCGCAATGGTGGGCAGGTCATTCCCGGGCTCAAGTACGACCCCGACACCTTGCGCAAGCGGTTTGGCGGCGAACGCGCCGAGCGGTTGATCGAGGTGGCGGGTGGTGCGGCGGACGAGGTGTTCGCGCTGATCGAGCGTTACGCCATCGACTGCGATGCGACCCGCAAGGGTTGGATCCAGCCCGCCGCATCACAGGCGGCGATGCGCATCATCGAAGGCCGTGCCGGGCAGTGGCGCCGGCAGGGCGTGCCGGTGGAGGTGCTGGACCGGGCGGAGGTCGCCGGGCGTATCGGCAGTTCCCATTACCTCGGCGCCTGGGTCGATCCCCGTGCCGGCAGCCTGCAGCCCCTGAGTTACGCGCGTGGCCTGGCCCGCGCGGCCCTTGCCGAAGGTGCGGCGATCCACGGACACAGCCGGGTGACGTCACTGGAGCGGGACCGCGACGCCTGGTGCCTGACCACGGCCCAGGGCTTCCGGGTGCGCGCCGAGCGGGTCGTGCTGGCCACCAACGGTTACACGGACGATCTCTGGCCCGGCCTGCGGCAGACGGTGATCGCCGCCAATAGCTTCATCGTCGCTACCCGGCCGTTGCCCGACGCCCTGCGCCGATCGGTACTGCCGGGCGGGGAAGTCTGCTCGGATGCCCGGAGGCTTCTGCTCTACTTCAAGCAGGATGCCCATGGGCGGTTGCTGCTCGGCGGACGCGGCCCCTTCGCCGAGCCGTCTCGCACTGGCGATTGGGGGCATCTGGAGCAGTCCCTGGCCAGCCTGTTCCCGCAGCTGGCGGGGGTGCCTTTCGAGTACCGCTGGAGCGGACGCGTGGCCCTGACCCAGGATTTCCTGCCTCACCTGCACGAACCGGCTCCAGGTCTCAGCATGCTGTTGGGCTACAACGGGCGCGGCGTGGCTCTGGCGACCGCGCTGGGCCGCCACTTGGCGCGGCGGCTCCTGGGGACGGCGGATGACTTCCCGTTTCCCCTGACCGGTATCCGGCCCATCCCCTTCCATGGCCTGCAGCGCCTCTACCTGGGCGCGGGCATCGCCTGGTATCGGCTGCTGGACGCCCTCTGCTGA
- the hexR gene encoding transcriptional regulator HexR yields the protein MNLLQHIAQSRHLLRKSELKVADHVLLDPAAVMHSSMADLAQGVGVSEPTIVRFCRAIGCGGFQDLKLKLAQSLAAGASFGQFAIHEDDSVADFSLKIFDTTLHTLMEVREKLDPEALQRAINACAHAQRVEFYGFGASGAVAADAQHKFFRLLLTAAAYSDPHMQAMSAVTLKPSDVAICISQSGRSKDLLITANLVREAGATLITLCPSQTPLADLATVNLAIDVQEDTEIYTPLTSRIAHLVVIDVLAMGVAMARGPTLVNHLKSVKRSLRSLRLSPKSIKNAED from the coding sequence GTGAATCTGCTGCAACATATCGCCCAGTCGCGGCATCTGCTGCGCAAGTCGGAACTGAAAGTCGCCGACCACGTCCTGCTCGATCCCGCTGCGGTCATGCACAGCTCCATGGCCGACCTGGCCCAGGGCGTCGGGGTCAGCGAACCCACCATCGTCCGCTTCTGCCGGGCCATCGGCTGCGGCGGCTTCCAGGATCTCAAGCTGAAACTGGCCCAGAGCCTGGCCGCCGGCGCCAGCTTCGGCCAGTTCGCCATCCACGAGGACGACTCGGTGGCGGATTTCAGCCTGAAGATCTTCGACACCACCCTGCACACCCTGATGGAAGTGCGCGAGAAGCTCGACCCCGAGGCCCTGCAGCGCGCCATCAACGCCTGCGCCCATGCCCAGCGGGTGGAGTTCTACGGCTTCGGCGCCTCCGGTGCGGTGGCTGCCGACGCCCAGCACAAGTTCTTCCGTCTGCTGCTGACCGCCGCCGCCTATTCCGACCCGCACATGCAGGCCATGTCGGCGGTGACCCTCAAGCCCTCGGACGTGGCCATCTGCATCTCCCAGTCGGGCCGTTCGAAGGACCTGCTGATCACCGCCAACCTGGTGCGTGAGGCCGGCGCCACCCTGATCACCCTGTGCCCGAGCCAGACCCCCCTGGCGGACCTGGCCACGGTGAACCTGGCCATCGACGTGCAGGAAGACACCGAGATCTACACCCCGCTCACCTCCCGCATCGCCCACCTGGTGGTGATCGACGTGCTGGCCATGGGCGTCGCCATGGCCCGTGGCCCGACCCTGGTCAACCACCTCAAGAGCGTGAAGCGCAGCCTGCGGAGCCTGCGGCTGTCGCCCAAGTCCATCAAGAACGCCGAGGACTGA
- a CDS encoding PA3496 family putative envelope integrity protein, translated as MQRFDREPIHLDRKTRRKLEDQRRMKFRRAIEDRVEQRRLLMECADYPDLIAANYLLSSKAVRRKSGG; from the coding sequence ATGCAGCGCTTCGACCGAGAGCCCATCCATCTGGACAGAAAGACCCGGCGCAAGCTCGAGGACCAGCGGCGGATGAAATTCCGCCGCGCCATCGAGGACCGCGTCGAGCAGCGCCGGCTGCTGATGGAATGCGCCGACTACCCCGACCTGATCGCCGCTAACTACCTTTTGTCGTCAAAGGCAGTGCGCCGGAAAAGCGGTGGGTAA
- a CDS encoding thioredoxin family protein — protein sequence MSNAAEFFARFPIQRVRASILDDVLASERQRLVLLYLWQDDCPLCDVAKHDLLRTQERCQWPQVRWLHDEVAEDPALALRFGLHGVPTFVALYQGRPLGRITSWPGSGPFIEAIERLLVRQGLA from the coding sequence ATGAGCAATGCCGCCGAATTCTTCGCACGCTTTCCCATCCAGCGGGTGCGCGCCAGCATCCTCGACGACGTGCTCGCCAGCGAGCGCCAGCGGTTGGTGCTGCTCTACCTCTGGCAGGACGACTGCCCCCTCTGCGACGTGGCCAAGCACGACCTGCTGCGCACCCAGGAACGCTGCCAGTGGCCCCAGGTGCGCTGGCTGCACGACGAAGTGGCGGAAGACCCGGCCCTGGCCCTGCGCTTCGGCCTGCACGGCGTGCCCACCTTCGTCGCGCTCTACCAGGGCCGGCCGCTCGGCCGCATCACCAGCTGGCCGGGCAGCGGCCCCTTCATCGAGGCCATCGAACGCTTGCTGGTGAGGCAGGGGCTGGCGTGA
- the trhP gene encoding prephenate-dependent tRNA uridine(34) hydroxylase TrhP: protein MSRVPAPELLSPAGTLKAMRHAFAYGADAVYAGQPRYSLRVRNNEFDHARLAQGIAEAQAAGKRFYVVVNIAPHNAKLRTFLKDLEPVVAMGPDALIMSDPGLIMLVRQHFPHIPVHLSVQANAVNWASVKFWQQQGLSRVILSRELSLDEIEEIRREVPEMELEVFVHGALCMAYSGRCLLSGYLNHRDPNQGTCTNACRWQYGATPAAEDELGQLMPALGCGSPSERLFLLEEANRPGEAMSAWEDEHGTYIMNSKDLRAIHHVERLARAGVHSLKIEGRTKSHFYVARTAQAYRRAIDDAVAGRPFDRALMDDLESLANRGYTEGFLRRHVHDEYQNYEHGYSLAERHQFVGEFTGVVRHGLAEVRVKNHFAVGDRLQLMTPGGNLDFRLEALENRFGERHAVAPGDGHLLYLPLPADADLENALLLRWFSTGQNSRQPRAQAL, encoded by the coding sequence ATGTCCCGCGTCCCCGCCCCCGAACTGCTCTCCCCCGCCGGCACCCTCAAGGCCATGCGCCACGCCTTCGCCTATGGCGCCGACGCCGTCTACGCCGGCCAGCCGCGCTACAGCCTGCGGGTACGCAACAACGAGTTCGACCACGCCCGCCTCGCCCAGGGCATCGCCGAGGCCCAGGCCGCCGGCAAGCGTTTCTACGTGGTGGTGAACATCGCGCCGCATAACGCCAAGTTGCGCACCTTCCTCAAGGACCTGGAGCCGGTGGTGGCCATGGGACCGGACGCACTGATCATGTCCGATCCCGGCCTGATCATGCTGGTTCGCCAGCATTTCCCCCATATTCCGGTGCATCTGTCGGTGCAGGCCAATGCCGTCAACTGGGCCAGCGTGAAGTTCTGGCAGCAGCAGGGCCTGAGCCGGGTGATCCTGTCCCGGGAGCTGTCGCTGGACGAGATCGAGGAGATTCGCCGGGAAGTGCCGGAGATGGAACTGGAGGTCTTCGTCCACGGCGCCCTGTGCATGGCCTACTCCGGCCGCTGCCTGCTGTCGGGCTACCTGAACCACCGCGACCCCAACCAGGGCACCTGCACCAACGCCTGCCGCTGGCAGTACGGCGCCACGCCGGCCGCCGAGGACGAACTGGGCCAGCTGATGCCCGCCCTGGGCTGCGGCAGCCCGAGCGAGCGACTGTTCCTGCTGGAGGAGGCCAACCGCCCCGGCGAGGCAATGTCCGCCTGGGAAGACGAGCACGGCACCTACATCATGAACTCCAAGGACCTGCGGGCCATCCACCACGTCGAGCGCCTGGCCCGCGCGGGCGTGCATTCGCTGAAGATCGAGGGCCGCACCAAGTCCCACTTCTACGTGGCGCGGACCGCCCAGGCCTACCGCCGGGCCATCGACGACGCCGTCGCCGGCCGACCCTTCGACCGGGCGCTGATGGATGACCTGGAGTCCCTCGCCAACCGGGGCTACACCGAGGGTTTCCTGCGCCGCCACGTGCATGACGAGTACCAGAACTACGAGCATGGCTACTCCCTGGCCGAGCGCCACCAGTTCGTCGGGGAGTTCACCGGGGTGGTGCGCCACGGCTTGGCGGAAGTGCGGGTGAAGAATCACTTCGCCGTGGGCGATCGCCTGCAGCTGATGACGCCCGGGGGCAACCTGGATTTCCGCCTGGAGGCCCTGGAAAACCGCTTCGGCGAGCGCCATGCGGTGGCGCCGGGGGATGGCCACCTCCTCTACCTGCCGCTACCGGCGGACGCCGACCTGGAAAACGCCCTGCTGCTGCGCTGGTTCAGCACCGGCCAGAACAGCCGCCAACCTCGGGCACAGGCCCTGTAG
- a CDS encoding IclR family transcriptional regulator, producing MNDNDNALFNQSLEKGLAVLRAFDAQRRTMNLAEVAEAAGINKSSAQRMIHTLEALGYVRKHPQTKRFQLTPRVMEIGYNYLAADTLVDVANPFLAELAQITGETTNLTEPDGVEMVYVARFVAPKFIPIHMPIGSRIPMYCTGSGRAYLSALEDGEVRELLAASELQRHTQQTLVDPEAILAQVSMTRAKGYAINNEELFLGDMTIAAPILGSQGRPVASVHVVAPTSRWTQAEAERRLAPAVIECARAIRTSIRTL from the coding sequence GTGAACGACAACGACAACGCCCTGTTCAACCAGTCACTGGAGAAAGGCCTGGCCGTGTTGCGGGCCTTCGACGCCCAACGGCGCACCATGAACCTGGCGGAAGTGGCCGAGGCGGCCGGCATCAACAAGAGCTCCGCGCAGCGCATGATCCATACCCTGGAAGCGCTCGGATACGTGCGCAAGCACCCGCAGACCAAGCGCTTCCAGCTCACTCCCCGGGTCATGGAGATCGGTTACAACTACCTCGCCGCCGACACCCTGGTGGACGTGGCCAACCCCTTCCTTGCCGAACTGGCGCAGATCACCGGGGAAACCACCAACCTCACCGAGCCCGATGGTGTGGAAATGGTCTACGTGGCGCGCTTCGTGGCGCCCAAATTCATCCCCATCCACATGCCCATCGGCAGCCGCATCCCGATGTACTGCACGGGCTCCGGCCGTGCCTACCTGAGCGCACTGGAGGACGGGGAGGTGCGTGAACTGCTGGCCGCCAGCGAATTGCAGCGGCACACCCAGCAGACCCTGGTGGACCCGGAGGCGATCCTCGCGCAGGTGTCGATGACCCGGGCCAAGGGCTACGCGATCAACAACGAGGAGCTGTTTCTGGGCGACATGACCATCGCCGCGCCGATCCTCGGCAGCCAAGGCCGCCCGGTGGCGTCGGTGCACGTGGTGGCTCCCACCAGCCGCTGGACCCAGGCGGAGGCGGAGCGCCGCCTAGCGCCGGCGGTGATCGAGTGCGCGCGGGCGATCCGGACGTCGATCCGGACGCTCTAG
- a CDS encoding LysR family transcriptional regulator — protein sequence MRKTLLRMTLRQLQVFRAVFESRSYSRAAEEMALTQPAVSLQIRQLEELVGQPLFEYVGKKLYVTDAAEALMRASSDIFQRLESLDMQLSDLQGSLQGQLNLAVESSAKYFVPHLFAAFRDQHPDVSLHLVVTNRAQVIKRLSDNRDDLVIMSLVPQDMALEFLPFLNNPIVAVAPPGHPLCNAAKLVLKDLEPYTLLVREAGSGTRKACEEYFQQKRAHFAQTMEVASLDAQKECVVADLGIALIPRHAVSLELATGLLRELPVEELPLYRSWCAVHAKGKRLSPVAQAFLAFIREERQQISALTHRFSGALPLTTKGS from the coding sequence ATGCGCAAGACCCTGCTGCGCATGACCCTGCGCCAGCTCCAGGTATTCCGTGCCGTCTTCGAAAGCCGTTCCTACAGCCGCGCGGCAGAGGAAATGGCGCTGACCCAGCCGGCCGTCAGTCTGCAGATCCGCCAGCTGGAAGAGCTGGTGGGCCAGCCCCTGTTCGAGTACGTCGGCAAGAAGCTCTACGTGACCGACGCGGCGGAGGCGCTGATGCGCGCCAGCAGCGATATCTTCCAGCGCCTGGAAAGCCTGGACATGCAGCTGTCCGACCTCCAGGGCTCGCTGCAGGGCCAGCTCAACCTGGCGGTGGAATCCAGCGCCAAGTACTTCGTGCCGCACCTGTTCGCCGCCTTCCGCGACCAGCATCCGGACGTGAGCCTGCACCTGGTGGTGACCAACCGCGCCCAGGTGATCAAGCGCCTGTCGGACAACCGCGACGACCTGGTGATCATGTCCCTGGTGCCCCAGGACATGGCCCTGGAATTCCTGCCCTTCCTCAACAACCCCATCGTCGCGGTGGCGCCCCCCGGTCATCCGCTGTGCAACGCCGCGAAGCTGGTGCTGAAGGACCTGGAGCCCTACACGCTGCTGGTGCGCGAGGCCGGTTCCGGCACCCGCAAGGCCTGCGAGGAGTACTTCCAGCAGAAACGCGCGCACTTCGCCCAGACCATGGAAGTGGCCTCGCTGGATGCGCAGAAGGAATGCGTGGTGGCGGACCTGGGCATCGCCCTGATCCCCCGCCACGCGGTGAGCCTGGAGCTGGCCACCGGGCTCCTGAGGGAACTGCCGGTGGAGGAGCTGCCCCTCTACCGCAGCTGGTGCGCGGTGCACGCCAAGGGCAAGCGGCTATCGCCGGTGGCCCAGGCCTTTCTCGCCTTTATCCGCGAAGAACGCCAGCAGATCAGCGCACTTACCCACCGCTTTTCCGGCGCACTGCCTTTGACGACAAAAGGTAGTTAG
- a CDS encoding amino acid ABC transporter permease — translation MFLQNALDFLPILLKGAVVTLQVTAGSFLLSSVIGLILALMMVSKVRAVSLFAIGLVNVIRGLPIIVQLFYIYFVLPDFGIQLTAFQAGVIGLGIAYSAYQAENFRAGIQAIHQGQIEAAESLGMRGAMVMRRVVLPQAFRIALPPYGNTLVMMLKDSSLVSTITVAEMTRAGQLIASSTFENMTVYTLVALLYLALSLPLSFALRRLEARIGTRRKA, via the coding sequence ATGTTTCTCCAGAACGCCCTGGACTTCCTCCCCATTCTGCTGAAAGGGGCGGTGGTCACCCTGCAGGTCACGGCCGGGTCCTTCCTGCTCAGCTCCGTCATCGGCCTCATCCTGGCCCTGATGATGGTGTCCAAGGTTCGCGCCGTGTCGCTCTTCGCCATCGGCCTGGTCAATGTCATCCGCGGCCTGCCGATCATCGTGCAACTGTTCTACATCTACTTCGTGCTGCCGGACTTCGGCATCCAGCTCACCGCCTTCCAGGCCGGTGTCATCGGCCTCGGCATCGCCTACTCGGCGTACCAGGCGGAGAACTTCCGCGCCGGCATCCAGGCCATCCACCAGGGGCAGATCGAAGCGGCCGAATCCCTCGGCATGCGCGGTGCCATGGTGATGCGGCGGGTGGTGCTGCCCCAGGCCTTCCGCATCGCCCTGCCGCCCTATGGCAACACCCTGGTGATGATGCTCAAGGACTCCTCCCTGGTGTCCACCATCACGGTGGCGGAGATGACCCGGGCCGGACAGCTGATCGCCTCCTCCACCTTCGAGAACATGACCGTCTACACCCTGGTGGCGTTGCTCTACCTCGCGCTGAGCCTCCCGCTGTCCTTTGCATTGCGCCGCCTGGAAGCGCGGATCGGAACGAGGAGAAAGGCATGA